One genomic segment of Tripterygium wilfordii isolate XIE 37 chromosome 9, ASM1340144v1, whole genome shotgun sequence includes these proteins:
- the LOC120006209 gene encoding uncharacterized protein LOC120006209 isoform X1 codes for MVGWTVGTVLRVIGTSEPGLLFCNGIQITEVFTLGEQVKKEIRKRLLLDVKEMSRKGKAIMTPNEGSENDKVKWDEEKTRSLIDICVEIMKAAKRVPGTRIPKLEWEDVAIEFNNRTGFNYHKGSLKNKWDMLRKKWTLWTNMVGKDAGLRWDSVRENVDATDEWWDKKIKEDKDHARFRKHGFKNKADLEFCFTGSYATGSSPQAPSSGVVPIQKTQLGDGVGTWFGDDACIPEQTNSVVNLEATRNTVNFEGTVDEISSPSSPRKDVPCTPSQASRSSGKRSFEGSAKRSKKKPSVNSVDEHEAIARLVTAVETQVAFNTKSQSSASKERGEVAMDILKDMKRENPISNKLYFFAMDLFADNHARDMFIACEPELRLAYLEHKFFQSASGRQLGDL; via the exons GGCTCTTGTTCTGTAATGGAATCCAGATTACAGAGGTCTTTACATTGGGTGAGCAAGTAAAAAAGGAGATAAGAAAGCGACTATTGTTAGATGTTAAAGAG ATGTcaagaaaagggaaagccaTAATGACCCCAAATGAAGGTAGTGAGAACGACAAAGTTAAATGGGATGAAGAGAAAACTCGATCCTTGATAGATATATGTGTTGAGATTATGAAAGCTGCAAAGCGAGTTCCTGGCACTCGAATCCCAAAGTTAGAATGGGAAGATGTTGCCATCGAATTTAATAATAGAACAGGTTTTAACTATCATAAAGGATccttaaaaaataaatgggaTATGCTGAGAAAGAAATGGACTTTGTGGACAAACATGGTTGGTAAAGATGCAGGTTTGAGATGGGATTCTGTCAGAGAAAATGTGGATGCAACTGATGAATGGTGGGACAAAAAAATCAAG GAGGATAAGGATCATGCAAGGTTCCGCAAACATGGTTTTAAAAATAAAGCGGACCTTGAGTTTTGTTTTACAGGGAGCTATGCCACTGGATCATCACCTCAAGCACCTTCTAGTGGAGTTGTCCCTATTCAAAAGACACAGCTTGGTGATGGAGTGGGTACTTGGTTTGGAGATGATGCATGCATACCAGAGCAAACAAATTCTGTTGTCAACCTTGAAGCCACCCGAAACACAGTTAATTTTGAAGGCACAGTCGATGAGATTTCTTCGCCAAGTTCGCCAAGGAAAGATGTTCCATGTACACCTTCACAGGCGTCTAGATCAAGTGGAAAAAGGTCCTTCGAGGGATCTGCAAAGAGGTCGAAAAAGAAGCCATCAGTGAACAGTGTAGACGAACATGAGGCAATAGCGAGACTTGTTACTGCAGTTGAGACTCAGGTTGCTTTCAATACAAAATCTCAATCGAGTGCTTCGAAAGAAAGGGGAGAAGTTGCCATGGACATCTTAAAAGATATGAAGAGAGAGAATCCAATTTCTAATAAACTCTATTTCTTTGCTATGGACTTATTTGCAGACAATCATGCAAGGGATATGTTCATTGCATGTGAACCAGAATTACGATTGGCTTATCTGGAACATAAATTCTTCCAAAGCGCTAGTGGGCGACAGTTGGGCGATTTATGA
- the LOC120006209 gene encoding uncharacterized protein LOC120006209 isoform X2 has protein sequence MSRKGKAIMTPNEGSENDKVKWDEEKTRSLIDICVEIMKAAKRVPGTRIPKLEWEDVAIEFNNRTGFNYHKGSLKNKWDMLRKKWTLWTNMVGKDAGLRWDSVRENVDATDEWWDKKIKEDKDHARFRKHGFKNKADLEFCFTGSYATGSSPQAPSSGVVPIQKTQLGDGVGTWFGDDACIPEQTNSVVNLEATRNTVNFEGTVDEISSPSSPRKDVPCTPSQASRSSGKRSFEGSAKRSKKKPSVNSVDEHEAIARLVTAVETQVAFNTKSQSSASKERGEVAMDILKDMKRENPISNKLYFFAMDLFADNHARDMFIACEPELRLAYLEHKFFQSASGRQLGDL, from the exons ATGTcaagaaaagggaaagccaTAATGACCCCAAATGAAGGTAGTGAGAACGACAAAGTTAAATGGGATGAAGAGAAAACTCGATCCTTGATAGATATATGTGTTGAGATTATGAAAGCTGCAAAGCGAGTTCCTGGCACTCGAATCCCAAAGTTAGAATGGGAAGATGTTGCCATCGAATTTAATAATAGAACAGGTTTTAACTATCATAAAGGATccttaaaaaataaatgggaTATGCTGAGAAAGAAATGGACTTTGTGGACAAACATGGTTGGTAAAGATGCAGGTTTGAGATGGGATTCTGTCAGAGAAAATGTGGATGCAACTGATGAATGGTGGGACAAAAAAATCAAG GAGGATAAGGATCATGCAAGGTTCCGCAAACATGGTTTTAAAAATAAAGCGGACCTTGAGTTTTGTTTTACAGGGAGCTATGCCACTGGATCATCACCTCAAGCACCTTCTAGTGGAGTTGTCCCTATTCAAAAGACACAGCTTGGTGATGGAGTGGGTACTTGGTTTGGAGATGATGCATGCATACCAGAGCAAACAAATTCTGTTGTCAACCTTGAAGCCACCCGAAACACAGTTAATTTTGAAGGCACAGTCGATGAGATTTCTTCGCCAAGTTCGCCAAGGAAAGATGTTCCATGTACACCTTCACAGGCGTCTAGATCAAGTGGAAAAAGGTCCTTCGAGGGATCTGCAAAGAGGTCGAAAAAGAAGCCATCAGTGAACAGTGTAGACGAACATGAGGCAATAGCGAGACTTGTTACTGCAGTTGAGACTCAGGTTGCTTTCAATACAAAATCTCAATCGAGTGCTTCGAAAGAAAGGGGAGAAGTTGCCATGGACATCTTAAAAGATATGAAGAGAGAGAATCCAATTTCTAATAAACTCTATTTCTTTGCTATGGACTTATTTGCAGACAATCATGCAAGGGATATGTTCATTGCATGTGAACCAGAATTACGATTGGCTTATCTGGAACATAAATTCTTCCAAAGCGCTAGTGGGCGACAGTTGGGCGATTTATGA